Genomic DNA from Thermosipho ferrireducens:
CCCCCAGGATTTTTCTGGATGTTGCTGATCAATGGGAAGAGTAGGATATGTGGCTGAAAAAGTATAAATAGTTTTTCCAGAAGTTAGTGTGATTACAAGGAAAAGCATCATTAAAATTGTTAAAAAAATATTTTTTTTATTCATATTATGAGCCCCCTATCACAGCTTGCCATTTTTCTATTTCTTTTTGAATCTCGTCACTTGTAGGAGTTCTTCCATTCTTTTTCTTGAAATAATTGATAAATAAATTTACAATCAGTCTTTCATCAAGTGCAATTTCTTTAAAACTTCCGTTATCATTATGCTGATTATAATTATTCAAATAATTGTTCAATAATTCTTCGTATCTTCTGGCTGCCAGATCAGTTTCAAATTTTTCAGGGGTTGGGCGAATTTTGTAAACAACACCTTTTTTATAAGAGGTTGATAAATTTTGTGTGGTAGTTTCCTGAGTATTAGTAGAAACCTCTGAAATCTCAGATTGTACATTTTCTGACTGTGATATTTGAGAATCTTTTCCTTGAAGCTGTACATTTTTTTGAAGATTTTCCTGGATTTCTTTTGAAAAAGTAGGTTCATTTTTTGAGCTTATATAGAAAATGATAATACCAACGAGTATGATTCCAAGTCCTATTGCCAGTGTCAAAAAAATTTTTTTCATAATATTCACCTCTTTTTGTAAAGTGCACAACATCCTTTGAAATCGGGTTTTTTTTCTGAAGAGTTCACAAAAATGCTGAGATCTTCTTTTATAAGTTCTAAAAGTTTTTCTCTGTATGTTCCGTGAGGATGCATACACCCAAGTATAACTGTTTTGAATTTCTTTTTAGCTTCTTTGAATACCTGGGCTACAATTTCAATCTCTGGAGGGTTGCAATTTTCATATAAAGTGCGTTTGGTTGGTATGAATATATTTAAAACAATTGTATCAAAATATTTTGATAACAGCTCTATACTATTAAATTCATGGGTTATATTTCCGCATAAAACACCGATTGTTATATGTGGAACCTTTTTTGTTTTTAGTGAGGAAACAACTTTAATTATATGTTCTGGTGTTCTTTTGATTCCGTAGATTTCGTTTAGTATTTCAGGATCAGAGAAAAAGTCAAAGCTCACAACATCAGCTATTTCTTCAATTTCATATGGCGGAGTTTCCGGGAAACCTATATGAAAATTATACAATAAATCATGTTTAAGTTTTAAACGTGTTAAAAATTCTATATAATTTTTAAACGGAATTATTCCTTCTTTTCCCATTCCACCACTAATTAAAAATGATTTATACCTTTTTACATACTTTTCCATCTCCGAAATATGAATCATTCTTTTTATATAAACTCCTCCACAGTGCTTACAGTTTAGAGCACAATATTTTGTAACACTTATTGGCAGGGTTTTAGAAGGATTTATAGTGAGCATTCCCAGTTCACCGCCTTTGTTGTTACTCGCTCTATTTTTTCCGTCTGTATCCATCCGTTTAGTCCCAGGAACTCCATTATTTCTATTGCTTCTTCATATTCACCCTTTGAGAGTTTTCTTCCAATAAACTCATCGTTTTTTGCATGAAATACGGGCATGTATTGTGACATAAGAGCAACCGGGACATTGCTATCAAGTCTGGCTATAAATCTAAGTGCTTTTTCATGGCCTGAAATTTTATTTGGCAATACGAGTATTCTAACTATTAAACCACGCCTTTGTTTCTCGTTATAAGCTCCGACCTGGAAATACATTTCTGTTATTGCACGTTGAGCAATTTCCCAGTAATTTTTTACTTTTGAATACTTTTCACCGTATATAGAATTTGTGTATCTAATATCTGCCAAATATATATCAACAATGCCATCAAGTTTGGAAATTATTTCAGTATTTTCATAGCTTGAGGTATTATAAACCACTGGCAACCTGAAACCTTTTCCTTTAGCTATTTTTATGGCTTCAATAATCCAGGGGAGATGTGGTGTGGGTGTAACAAGATCAAGTGTGTGGGCTCCAGCTTCCTGAAGTTTTAGAAACGCGCAAGCGAGTCTTTCAACATTGATCTCCTTTCCAACACCTTTCTGTGAAAATCCCATATTTTGACAGTAAATGCATTTCATTGGACAGCCGGAGAAAAAAACTGCTCCTGCACCGTTTTTTCCAGAAATTGGTGGTTCTTCTCCTTTGTGTATTACGATGTTAGAAACTTTTGGATTGTATCCTACTCCGCAAACACCAGCGCTTTTTTTTCTATTAACACCGCATTTTATTGGACAGAGCCTGCAATTCTCAAGATGTTCAAAAAGCAAACGCTGTTCACCTCCTGATTTTCACATTAAAATTATAACATTTTATAAAAAGTTGGCGAGAGTTGGCGAGATTAGCGAGAGTTAGCAGGATTGGCAAGGTTAGCGAGATTAGCGAGAATTGGCAAGGTTGGTGAAAAGAATAAGATCCCTCGTCATTACATTCCTCGGGATGACATTCTTTTTTTGTCATTCTGAGCACGGAGTGCGAAGAATCTTGAATTTAGCAAGTATTGGCAAAAGTTAAGAAAGAACGGGAATCTAAAAAAGGTATTGCACTTTTTTTTGAAGTGTGATAGATTTTAGAAAGACGACCTTTTGTTTGATTACTATAAGGAGGGAACTTCTTGTTAAAAGGTAAATTTCATTCGTATCATATTTATTCCTGTATATTCTCTATAATAGCGTATCTTTTTTCTTCTTTTATAAATTCTTCTGCTGCACAAATGAAGTTGAATTATGTTACGATAGGCGCGATAAATTTTGTGGGAGCCATGACGTATGTACTGGCGAGTGTAACATTTGGTCATGTTGGCGACAGATTTGGTCATAAGAAGTTTCTTACAATATCTATTTTTGTATTTTCTGTGTTTGTGATGTATATGGAAGGTTTTTCTGGAGTGATATATTTATTTGTATTAGCTTCAGGAGTAAATTTGTTTTTTGGCAGCTTTTATCCTCAGGTGGAAGGATTAATTGCTAAAGGGGAAAAATCATTTGGGATTGATCATTCTGTTACAGTTACGAGGTTTAACCTGTCCTGGAGTCTTGGAAATATTTTTGGAATGGCGTTTGGGCCATATATAACAGTGAAATGGCCGTATGTTATATTTCTTTTTAGTGTTGTATTCAGTTTGTTTTCCGGTTTTATGGTATGGAAAGATTTCAGAAAGCATGGAGACAAACTATATTTTGTTCCTTCAAAAACTTTGAAACTTGAAAGGTTTCCCATGGATTTTACAAAAATAAAATTATACAGAAAAGTTTATAGAGTAACTTTATTTGTTTCAGGATTGGTTTATACTGCTATATTGTCCCTTTTTCCGAAAGTAATATCTATTTCAGGGTTACCATTAAAAATAGCAGGTTTTGTAATTGTGGCCGCTAATATATCGGTCTTTTTAACTTTTCTTGTTTTTGGAAAGTTAAATATATGGGTTGGTAACCCAAAAATCTCCGCGTTGTTTTTAATGGTACTTCCCCTTACATCTATTTTAATGTTATTATCGCAAAACGCCTTTACACTGGTTTTGATTTCATTTTTTGGTGGAATGTGTTACGCTATACCGTATACTTTTGCTATTTTTTATGGTTTAAATTCTCAGGAAAATGATCAGGGGAAACAGGGAGGATTTCATGAAGCAACAATTGGAATGTTATTCGGCTTTGGGCCATTAATAGGTGGGTACTTTTTGGATTTATTTGGAGGTTTATATGGGCTGGGAATTTTAGGATTAATTCTTTCAATTGTAGTTTTTACCATTCAATTAATATTTTTGAAAAAGGTGTAAGTATTTAAATAGATATTAACAAAGCGAGGCGGATGGCCTCGCTTTTCTTTTTAATAGCTTGTTTCCTGGTAGTTGAAAATATCTTTTGGTTTTACTTTAAGTTTCTTCTTAAAAATTCCTGGGCAATGAAAGCTCCTACATCTTCTGCGAAAGTGTTTGGGCCAAAACCTGCGTCAAAACCTAACTCTTGAGCGAGTTCATGAGTAATTCTTGGACCACCAACAATTAAAATCACTTTATCCCGAATTCCCTCGGCTTCGACCATTTCTACGAGTTCTGTAAGATTTTCAATATGTACGTTTTTTTGAGTAACTGTCTGGGAAACGAGCAAAGCGTCTGCTTTTACTTCCAGCGCTTTTTTGAGAAAATCTTCGTTTGAAACCTGACTTCCCATATTGTGAACTTCAAACATTTCATACCTCTCAAGTCCATAATGTCCGGCGAATCCTTTCATGTTCAATATGGCATCTAAACCAACTGTATGAGCATCAGTTCCAGTTGTTGCACCTACTACAACAATCTTTCTTCCTATCTTTTCCTTTATTAGTTGGTCAATTTCTTCCATTGACATTTTTTGTATATTAACTTTTGGAATGTGTATATTTTCGTAATTTACTGTATGTATACAGTCGCCATATCCTATAAAAAAGGTAAATCCTTTTGTCAGTTCTTTCCAGAAAACTACATGGGGATTCTCAAGCC
This window encodes:
- a CDS encoding radical SAM protein, yielding MLTINPSKTLPISVTKYCALNCKHCGGVYIKRMIHISEMEKYVKRYKSFLISGGMGKEGIIPFKNYIEFLTRLKLKHDLLYNFHIGFPETPPYEIEEIADVVSFDFFSDPEILNEIYGIKRTPEHIIKVVSSLKTKKVPHITIGVLCGNITHEFNSIELLSKYFDTIVLNIFIPTKRTLYENCNPPEIEIVAQVFKEAKKKFKTVILGCMHPHGTYREKLLELIKEDLSIFVNSSEKKPDFKGCCALYKKR
- a CDS encoding radical SAM protein, which produces MLFEHLENCRLCPIKCGVNRKKSAGVCGVGYNPKVSNIVIHKGEEPPISGKNGAGAVFFSGCPMKCIYCQNMGFSQKGVGKEINVERLACAFLKLQEAGAHTLDLVTPTPHLPWIIEAIKIAKGKGFRLPVVYNTSSYENTEIISKLDGIVDIYLADIRYTNSIYGEKYSKVKNYWEIAQRAITEMYFQVGAYNEKQRRGLIVRILVLPNKISGHEKALRFIARLDSNVPVALMSQYMPVFHAKNDEFIGRKLSKGEYEEAIEIMEFLGLNGWIQTEKIERVTTKAVNWECSL
- a CDS encoding MFS transporter, which translates into the protein MLKGKFHSYHIYSCIFSIIAYLFSSFINSSAAQMKLNYVTIGAINFVGAMTYVLASVTFGHVGDRFGHKKFLTISIFVFSVFVMYMEGFSGVIYLFVLASGVNLFFGSFYPQVEGLIAKGEKSFGIDHSVTVTRFNLSWSLGNIFGMAFGPYITVKWPYVIFLFSVVFSLFSGFMVWKDFRKHGDKLYFVPSKTLKLERFPMDFTKIKLYRKVYRVTLFVSGLVYTAILSLFPKVISISGLPLKIAGFVIVAANISVFLTFLVFGKLNIWVGNPKISALFLMVLPLTSILMLLSQNAFTLVLISFFGGMCYAIPYTFAIFYGLNSQENDQGKQGGFHEATIGMLFGFGPLIGGYFLDLFGGLYGLGILGLILSIVVFTIQLIFLKKV
- the kamE gene encoding lysine 5,6-aminomutase subunit beta; its protein translation is MSGYNLEKKKFDKTLDLKNVKPYGDTMNDGKVQVSFTLPVPAGDEAIEAAKILMKKMGLENPHVVFWKELTKGFTFFIGYGDCIHTVNYENIHIPKVNIQKMSMEEIDQLIKEKIGRKIVVVGATTGTDAHTVGLDAILNMKGFAGHYGLERYEMFEVHNMGSQVSNEDFLKKALEVKADALLVSQTVTQKNVHIENLTELVEMVEAEGIRDKVILIVGGPRITHELAQELGFDAGFGPNTFAEDVGAFIAQEFLRRNLK